In a genomic window of Pelecanus crispus isolate bPelCri1 chromosome 1, bPelCri1.pri, whole genome shotgun sequence:
- the TMPRSS6 gene encoding transmembrane protease serine 6: MEAEEQEEDAKSLSKDESETNSRDFLRYVPLGIAFLLLAGAAAATWYFLDYRPWHLEPAVLQFYSGSLQVLNRQYSPDLGQVESRAFWLESAKLQKMLKELIRATELGRYYNSSTVYAFGEGALTFFFWFALQIPESQQKKVTAERVNTMLHQKLSTSFNSSGSLSYQTEYQVNPDSLVLLESSVKDIVVLKSTLGCYRYSYVQDDDVLRLEGPDYLASSCLWHLHGLKGYMIKIRLEWTLPDCRDRLAMYDAAGPLEKHLITSIYGCSRQEPVVEVLSSGPVMSIVWKKAMYSYYDPFILSAQAVPLKACEVNITLRESLEQQGKIGTPHYPSYYSPNTQCTWHMTVPSLNYGVALWFDAYALSRQKHDLPCTQGQWIIQNRRLCGLRTLQAYAERIPVTSSADIAITFTSQISLTGPGIQAAYSLYNLSDPCPREFLCSVNGLCVPACDGIKDCPNGLDERNCVCPAKFQCREDSACIEFSRVCNQQLDCVNGSDEEQCSEGVPCGPFTYRCEDGTCVKKPNPLCDTTADCKDLSDEKRCDCGLQAPLSRIVGGANSVEGEWPWQASLQVRGRHICGGTLIADRWVVSAAHCFQDERLASASIWTVYLGKYLQNATSHTEVSFKVIRLFLHPYYEEDSHDYDVALLQLDHPVIISPLIQPICLPAPSHFFEPGLHCWITGWGALKEGGHISNVLQKVDVQLIQQDICSEAYHYMISPRMLCAGYHKGKKDACQGDSGGPLACKEPSGRWFLAGLVSWGMGCARPNHYGVYTRITQVLGWMNQTMS; this comes from the exons ATGGAGGCTGAGGAACAGGAGGAAGATGCCAAGTCCCTCTCGAAGGACGAATCAGAGACTAACTCACGTGACTTCCTCCGCTATGTGCCCCTCGGGATAGCCTTCCttttgctggctggagctgctgcagcaacctGGTACTTCCTAG ACTACAGACCGTGGCACCTGGAACCAGCCGTCCTGCAGTTTTACTCTGGCAGCCTCCAGGTCCTCAATCGCCAGTACTCCCCGGACCTTGGCCAGGTGGAGTCCAGAGCCTTCTGGTTGGAGTCAGCTAAGCTCCAGAAGATG ctgaaggaactgatTCGTGCCACAGAGCTGGGTCGATATTACAACTCAAGCACAGTGTATGCCTTTGG GGAGGGGGCTCTGACCTTCTTCTTCTGGTTTGCCCTCCAAATCCCTGAGAGTCAGCAGAAGAAGGTGACTGCTGAGAGGGTAAACACAATGCTCCACCAAAAGCTCTCCACCAGCTTCAACAGTTCAGGCAGCCTGTCTTACCAGACGGAGTACCAGGTCAACCCAGACTCGCTGGTTCTGCTGG AATCCAGTGTGAAAGACATAGTAGTGCTGAAATCCACTCTGG GTTGCTACAGGTACAGCTATGTCCAGGACGATGATGTCCTAAGGCTGGAGGGCCCTGACTACCTGGCCTCCAGTTGTCTTTGGCACCTCCATGGCCTCAAGGGCTACATGATCAAGATACGCCTGGAGTGGACTCTCCCGGACTGCAGGGATCGCCTGGCTATGTATGACGCAGCCGGGCCCCTGGAGAAACATCTCATCACCTC GATCTATGGCTGCAGCCGGCAGGAGCCTGTTGTAGAAGTCCTTTCATCAGGCCCTGTCATGTCCATTGTGTGGAAGAAAGCCATGTACAGCTACTATGACCCCTTCATCCTCTCAGCACAGGCAGTGCCCCTCAAAG CCTGTGAAGTGAATATAACTCTACGGGAAAGCCTGGAGCAGCAGGGGAAGATCGGCACCCCACACTACCCCAGTTACTACTCACCCAACACGCAGTGCACCTGGCACATGACG GTCCCATCCCTCAACTATGGGGTTGCCCTGTGGTTCGATGCCTACGCACTCAGCAGACAGAAGCATGACCTGCCCTGTACCCAAGGCCAGTGGATAATTCAGAACAGAAG GTTGTGTGGCCTGCGGACCCTGCAAGCCTATGCCGAGCGGATCCCAGTCACATCCTCGGCTGACATTGCCATCACCTTCACCTCGCAGATCTCCTTAACTGGCCCCGGCATACAGGCAGCTTACAGCCTGTACAACCTATCTGACC CTTGTCCCAGGGAGTTCCTGTGTTCAGTGAATGGCTTGTGCGTTCCAGCCTGTGACGGGATCAAAGATTGCCCCAATGGGCTGGATGAGAGAAATTGTG TGTGCCCTGCAAAGTTCCAGTGCCGTGAGGACAGCGCTTGCATCGAGTTCAGCAGGGTCTGCAATCAGCAGCTGGACTGCGTCAATGGGAGCGATGAGGAGCAGTGCAGTGAAG GGGTCCCTTGTGGTCCTTTCACCTACCGCTGTGAAGATGGGACCTGTGTGAAGAAACCCAACCCCCTGTGTGACACCACTGCAGACTGCAAAGACCTGTCTGACGAGAAGCGCTGTG ACTGTGGGCTGCAAGCCCCTCTCAGCAGGATCGTGGGTGGTGCGAATTCTGTGGAAGGGGAATGGCCGTGGCAGGCCAGCCTGCAAGTTCGGGGACGCCACATTTGTGGGGGAACACTCATTGCTGACCGCTGGGTGGTCTCAGCCGCACACTGCTTCCAGGATGAGAG ATTGGCCTCCGCCTCCATCTGGACTGTTTACTTGggtaaatatttgcaaaatgccACCAGCCACACAGAGGTGTCCTTCAAGGTGATCCGCCTCTTTCTTCACCCATATTATGAGGAGGACAGCCATGATTATGATGTAGCCCTGCTCCAGCTAGACCATCCTGTGATCATCTCGCCCTTAATCCAGCCCATCTGCTTGCCTGCTCCTTCTCACTTCTTTGAGCCTGGCCTTCATTGCTGGATCACTGGCTGGGGAGCCCTCAAGGAAGGTG GGCACATCAGCAATGTTCTGCAGAAGGTGGACGTGCAGCTCATCCAGCAGGACATCTGCAGTGAGGCCTATCACTACATGATTTCTCCCAGGATGCTGTGTGCTGGGTACCACAAGGGCAAGAAAGATGCCTGCCAG GGTGATTCTGGAGGTCCACTGGCCTGCAAGGAACCCAGTGGCAGGTGGTTTCTGGCTGGTTTGGTCAGCTGGGGAATGGGATGCGCACGTCCAAATCACTATGGAGTATACACCAGGATCACTcaagtgctgggctggatgaaCCAAACCATGAGCTGA
- the KCTD17 gene encoding LOW QUALITY PROTEIN: BTB/POZ domain-containing protein KCTD17 (The sequence of the model RefSeq protein was modified relative to this genomic sequence to represent the inferred CDS: inserted 1 base in 1 codon; deleted 3 bases in 2 codons), which yields MRMEHREEMQGAVGLRCTWDIPPATGTQAKWVRLNVGGTIFLTTRQTLCREQKSFLCRLCQGEELQSDRDETGAYLIDRDPTYFGPILNFLRHGKLVLDKDMAEEGVLEEAEFYNIGPLVRIIKDRLEEKDYTVTQVPPKHVYRVLQCQEEELTQMVSTMSDGWRFEQLVNIGSSYNYRNEDQTEFLCVVSKELYNSPNGLSSEPSHKAKSTEEDLEEEEQEVEEEAEAEAEAEEKDCPSIQDCTKLSPSGPSLLLPSVSIPALSPTSHPGTLPSLQHPSLCSLSPPGLRVVPAQGPVSLCSSLFLLCRYVXCLHSQLLPA from the exons atgaggatggagcACAGGGAGGAGATGCAGGGCGCCGTGGGGCTACGCTGCACCTGGGACATCCCGCCAGCCACTGGCACCCAGGCCAAGTGGGTGAGGCTCAACGTGGGGGGCACCATCTTCCTCACCACCAGGCAGACCCTGTGTCGGGAGCAGAAATCTTTCCTGTGTCGCTTGTGCCAGGGCGAGGAGCTGCAGTCGGACCGG GATGAGACTGGTGCATACCTAATAGACCGGGACCCCACTTACTTTGGACCCATCCTGAATTTCCTCCGTCATGGGAAGCTGGTCCTGGATAAAGATATGGCTGAAGAGG GGGTCCTAGAAGAAGCTGAGTTCTATAACATTGGTCCTTTAGTCCGAATAATCAAGGATCGACTGGAGGAGAAGGACTACACAGTAACTCAG GTGCCTCCTAAGCATGTCTACCGTGTGCTACAGTGCCAGGAAGAGGAGCTCACTCAGATGGTTTCCACTATGTCGGATGGATGGCGCTTTGAGCAG CTTGTGAACATTGGCTCATCCTATAACTACAGGAATGAGGATCAGACAGAGTTCCTGTGCGTGGTCTCCAAAGAGCTGTACAACTCCCCCAATGGCCTGAGCTCTGAGCCAAGCCACAAAGCCAAG AGCACAGAGGAGGacctggaggaggaagagcaggaggtggaggaggaggcagaggcagaagcagaagcagaggagaaag actGTCCATCTATTCAGGATTGCACTAAA CTTTCTCCCTCCGGaccctccctcctgctcccctccgTGTCCATCCCAGCACTGTCACCTACCTCCCACCCTGGCACGCTCCCCAGCCTCcagcatccttcc ctctgctctcttAGCCCCCCAGGGCTCAGAGtggtccctgcccagggccctgtctctctctgctcctcacttttcctcctctgcaggtaCG ACTGTCTGCACTCtcagctcctgccagcctgA